From a single Helicovermis profundi genomic region:
- a CDS encoding lactate utilization protein, with amino-acid sequence MSKNIEWLNSKKIEKTIDNFRKNNMDAFFVRDETELINKIDSFIKDNMKVSLGGSMTLFETGVIDYLRHKNINFLDRYKEGLTGEDIKKIYFESFDTDVYFSSSNAITENGELYNVDGNGNRVAAMIYGPKKVIVVVGINKLVKNLDDAIKRNKEISAPANAKRLSRNTPCAKTGYCVDCSSKDRICNDYVVIKKQANKDRIKVIIVNKTLGY; translated from the coding sequence ATGAGTAAAAATATTGAATGGTTAAATTCTAAGAAAATTGAAAAAACGATTGATAATTTTAGAAAAAATAATATGGATGCTTTTTTTGTTCGAGATGAAACTGAATTAATTAATAAAATAGATAGTTTTATTAAAGATAATATGAAGGTATCACTTGGTGGTTCAATGACTTTATTTGAAACAGGAGTGATTGACTATTTAAGACATAAAAATATTAATTTTTTAGATAGATATAAAGAAGGATTAACTGGGGAAGATATTAAAAAAATATACTTTGAAAGTTTTGACACTGATGTGTATTTTTCAAGTAGTAATGCCATTACTGAAAATGGTGAGCTTTATAATGTTGATGGAAATGGAAATAGAGTTGCAGCTATGATATATGGCCCCAAAAAAGTAATTGTTGTAGTCGGAATAAATAAATTAGTTAAAAACCTAGACGACGCAATAAAAAGAAATAAAGAAATATCAGCTCCAGCTAATGCAAAAAGGTTAAGTAGAAATACACCATGTGCTAAAACTGGATACTGCGTCGATTGCTCAAGTAAAGACAGAATATGCAACGATTACGTAGTAATAAAAAAACAAGCAAATAAAGATAGAATAAAAGTAATAATCGTAAATAAAACATTAGGATACTAA
- a CDS encoding ATP-dependent Clp protease ATP-binding subunit, with product MEKCSVCKKNIAVVYTTVIEDGKKISKPLCFDCAKKMGIPIMDEMMKQMKVDPDDLENISSQMSKIFEDMNLSDSDEDPLSQMMNLAMGGDDFEILDKKEMQKETKEKIEDVKEDTRDEKIKKAKKKKLKNLEKFGSNLIDKARENKIDKVIGRKKEIDRVIQILNRRSKNNPVLIGEPGVGKTAIAEGLALRIVEKKVPIKLLNTEVYLLDMTSIVAGTQFRGQFEGRMNAIIKEAKIHGNVILVIDEVHNIMGAGEVHGGVMNAANILKPALAKGEVQIIGATTIDEYRKHIEKDAALERRFQPVMVDEPTIEESIEILKGIKSYYEDFHKVKISDIVIEEAVRMSEKYITDRFLPDKAIDVIDEAGSRLNLKNTSLVEYENLKNEIKKIAEEKEIASLHEEFERAAELKVHEIHLQEKLNECKMINEHLELTTEDVAYVIEAWTKIPVGKLTEEESIKLIDLENRLHKRVIGQNKAVSALSKAIRRNRSGFRKKKKPSSFIFVGPTGVGKTELARTLANELFGSEDALIRMDMSEYSEKHTISKLIGSPPGYVGYENGGQLTEKIRRRPYSVILLDEIEKAHSDVFNVLLQILEDGRLTDGQGRTVFFENAVIIMTSNAGTDIKANGIGFESNNYEKLEKKVLSALNQYFRPEFLNRVDDVVVFNHLSRKELELIADLLIEEVEEEVKEKGMSLSVDSASKEFLIKEGYDEKYGARPLRRTIQKYIEDEIAELFIKKEVIKGNLIKVVFKDGKICVEK from the coding sequence ATGGAAAAATGTTCTGTATGTAAGAAAAATATAGCGGTAGTTTATACTACTGTAATTGAAGATGGTAAAAAAATAAGTAAACCATTATGTTTTGATTGTGCAAAAAAAATGGGGATACCTATTATGGATGAAATGATGAAACAGATGAAAGTAGATCCTGACGATCTTGAAAATATTTCTAGTCAAATGAGTAAGATATTTGAAGATATGAATTTGTCGGATTCAGATGAGGATCCACTTTCTCAAATGATGAATTTAGCAATGGGTGGAGATGATTTTGAAATATTAGATAAAAAAGAAATGCAAAAAGAAACAAAAGAAAAAATTGAAGATGTAAAAGAAGATACAAGAGATGAAAAAATTAAAAAAGCTAAAAAGAAGAAACTTAAAAATTTAGAGAAGTTTGGTTCAAATTTAATTGATAAAGCTAGGGAAAATAAAATCGATAAAGTTATTGGAAGAAAAAAAGAAATTGATAGAGTTATTCAAATACTAAATAGGAGAAGTAAAAATAATCCTGTTTTAATTGGTGAACCAGGGGTTGGTAAAACAGCAATTGCGGAAGGATTAGCTCTAAGGATAGTAGAAAAAAAAGTACCTATTAAACTACTAAATACTGAAGTTTATTTGCTTGATATGACTTCAATTGTAGCTGGAACACAGTTTAGAGGTCAATTTGAAGGTAGAATGAATGCGATTATTAAAGAGGCAAAGATTCATGGGAATGTAATTTTAGTAATAGACGAAGTTCATAATATTATGGGTGCTGGAGAAGTACATGGTGGTGTTATGAATGCTGCAAATATATTAAAACCAGCTCTTGCAAAAGGTGAAGTACAAATAATTGGAGCTACAACTATTGATGAATATAGAAAACATATAGAAAAAGATGCAGCTTTAGAAAGAAGATTTCAGCCTGTTATGGTTGATGAACCAACAATTGAAGAGTCTATTGAGATATTAAAAGGAATAAAATCATATTATGAAGATTTTCATAAAGTTAAAATAAGTGACATTGTAATTGAAGAAGCTGTTAGAATGTCAGAAAAATATATAACAGATAGATTTTTGCCAGATAAGGCTATTGACGTTATAGATGAAGCTGGTTCAAGATTGAATTTGAAAAACACTTCATTAGTAGAATATGAGAATTTGAAAAATGAAATAAAAAAAATTGCTGAAGAAAAAGAAATTGCTTCTTTACACGAAGAGTTTGAGAGAGCTGCTGAGTTAAAAGTACACGAAATTCATCTTCAGGAAAAATTAAATGAATGTAAAATGATTAATGAACATCTTGAACTTACAACAGAAGATGTTGCTTACGTTATTGAGGCATGGACTAAAATTCCTGTTGGAAAACTTACAGAAGAAGAATCCATAAAACTCATTGATTTAGAAAATAGGCTTCATAAAAGAGTTATTGGACAAAATAAAGCAGTTAGTGCTTTATCAAAAGCAATTAGAAGAAATAGGTCTGGTTTTAGAAAGAAAAAGAAACCGTCTTCTTTTATCTTTGTTGGTCCTACTGGAGTAGGAAAAACTGAACTTGCCAGAACTTTAGCAAATGAACTTTTTGGATCAGAAGACGCTCTTATTAGGATGGATATGAGTGAGTACTCAGAAAAACATACTATATCAAAATTAATTGGATCACCTCCAGGATATGTTGGTTACGAAAATGGTGGACAATTAACTGAAAAAATAAGAAGAAGACCTTATTCGGTAATTCTTTTAGATGAAATTGAAAAAGCTCATTCTGATGTATTTAATGTATTACTACAAATACTTGAAGATGGAAGACTGACTGATGGTCAAGGAAGGACTGTATTCTTTGAAAATGCGGTTATAATTATGACATCTAATGCAGGAACGGATATAAAAGCGAATGGAATTGGATTTGAAAGTAATAATTACGAAAAGCTTGAAAAAAAAGTATTATCAGCTTTAAATCAGTATTTTAGACCAGAATTTTTGAATCGCGTAGATGATGTAGTCGTATTTAATCATTTAAGTAGGAAAGAGCTAGAACTAATCGCTGATTTACTCATTGAAGAAGTTGAAGAAGAAGTTAAAGAAAAAGGTATGAGTTTAAGTGTGGATAGTGCTTCGAAAGAATTCCTTATTAAAGAAGGTTATGATGAAAAATATGGAGCAAGACCTCTTAGACGAACAATTCAAAAATATATTGAAGATGAAATTGCAGAATTGTTTATAAAAAAAGAAGTTATAAAGGGAAATTTAATAAAAGTAGTTTTTAAGGACGGAAAAATTTGTGTGGAAAAATAA
- a CDS encoding aminoglycoside phosphotransferase family protein — MKIFITNIIGEKCEVMPIGNHELNRHLVYRINTTNNSFVFKFYYKKEVAENEILALRETKFIDIPTPSIIETGFIEDDREWLLMNRIEGFPLAKFAKFINHNNLKDIYYDMGKFLARLHKHSSSKDCRYFKDTTNLTTQTSCKAYFEKQNNDFIENIITNNLNSNIISSAINYYYANLDILDIKSNYSFCHNDYDGRNVLIAKTNGTWKISAILDFERSMYMDRTIDFCFMYINQFHFDKTYENSFFQGYKSVYSLPTNFKKHFEFFLLIQCLRLFSWSKDIVPMLHKTSYDIIKDILNNNVKIDNN, encoded by the coding sequence ATGAAAATTTTTATAACCAATATAATTGGCGAAAAGTGTGAAGTTATGCCTATTGGCAATCACGAACTAAATCGTCACTTAGTTTATAGAATAAATACAACAAATAATTCATTCGTTTTTAAATTTTATTATAAAAAAGAAGTCGCTGAAAATGAAATTCTTGCCTTAAGAGAAACTAAATTTATTGACATTCCTACACCTTCTATAATCGAAACTGGATTTATCGAAGATGATAGAGAATGGCTTTTAATGAATCGTATAGAAGGATTCCCCTTAGCTAAATTTGCAAAATTTATCAATCATAATAATTTAAAAGATATTTACTATGATATGGGCAAATTTTTAGCTAGGCTCCATAAACATTCTTCTTCTAAAGACTGTAGGTATTTTAAAGATACCACTAATTTAACAACTCAAACTTCTTGCAAAGCTTATTTTGAAAAACAAAATAATGATTTTATTGAAAATATCATAACTAATAATCTTAATTCTAATATTATTAGTAGTGCCATTAATTATTATTATGCAAATTTGGATATACTCGATATTAAATCTAATTATAGTTTCTGCCATAATGATTATGATGGTCGAAATGTATTAATCGCTAAAACAAATGGCACATGGAAGATTTCAGCTATTCTTGATTTTGAAAGAAGTATGTATATGGATCGTACAATCGATTTTTGCTTTATGTACATAAATCAATTTCATTTTGACAAAACATACGAAAATTCATTTTTTCAAGGCTACAAATCAGTTTATTCCCTGCCTACTAATTTTAAAAAACATTTTGAATTTTTTCTTCTAATTCAGTGTCTAAGACTTTTTTCATGGTCTAAAGATATAGTTCCTATGCTACATAAAACAAGCTATGATATCATTAAGGATATTCTTAACAATAACGTAAAAATAGATAATAATTAA
- a CDS encoding permease, with amino-acid sequence MSFNYWIIGVIILVISILKDKTRTVKSMKLSRNMMKNMMGEIIAILFLIGLILTLIPPTTIQNLLGGDNLMFSVVSAALLGSITLIPAFVAFPLAGSLVNSGASIVPIVAFLTTLTMVGVVTFSLEKKEFGFKFTLYRNLLSFIFAILIAIVVGGLI; translated from the coding sequence ATGAGTTTTAATTATTGGATTATTGGTGTGATTATTCTAGTAATCTCGATTTTAAAAGATAAAACTAGAACAGTAAAATCTATGAAGCTTTCAAGAAATATGATGAAAAATATGATGGGGGAAATAATTGCAATTCTATTTTTGATTGGTCTAATTCTTACTTTAATTCCACCAACTACCATACAAAATTTACTTGGTGGAGACAATTTAATGTTTTCTGTAGTTAGTGCAGCATTACTTGGTAGTATAACTTTAATTCCGGCCTTTGTAGCATTTCCATTAGCAGGGTCACTAGTGAATTCTGGGGCTAGTATTGTTCCAATTGTTGCATTTCTTACTACTCTTACTATGGTAGGTGTTGTAACCTTTTCTTTAGAAAAAAAAGAATTTGGATTTAAGTTTACATTATATAGAAATTTACTTAGTTTTATTTTTGCAATATTAATAGCTATTGTTGTTGGAGGATTGATATAA
- a CDS encoding Crp/Fnr family transcriptional regulator, whose translation MKYIKKISKLNFFKTIKKDDLEIMISNNSIFIKKYDKNEIIHLQSELCSSMDIVIEGKVIVQNIDENGNIITISNFEKNELFGAHLLFSSQNFYPMTIIAQEETTILKIEKSKILDLCQNNKIFLIEYLNQISDRSNTLASVINRVTRKSIRACIIDFLKFEKNLQDSNKIILNISKKELSEKFGIQRTSLSRELSKMKKDGLIDFDKNSITIINLENI comes from the coding sequence ATGAAATATATTAAAAAAATAAGTAAACTGAATTTTTTTAAGACAATAAAAAAAGATGATCTGGAAATTATGATATCTAACAATTCAATTTTTATAAAAAAATACGATAAAAACGAAATAATACATCTTCAAAGTGAATTATGCTCCTCAATGGACATTGTCATTGAAGGTAAAGTTATAGTACAAAATATAGATGAGAATGGAAATATTATTACAATAAGTAACTTTGAGAAAAACGAACTTTTCGGTGCACACCTTCTTTTTTCTTCACAAAATTTCTATCCAATGACAATCATCGCTCAAGAAGAAACTACTATACTTAAAATAGAAAAATCTAAAATACTTGATTTATGTCAAAATAACAAAATTTTTTTAATTGAATATTTAAATCAAATTTCTGATAGATCAAACACCTTAGCTAGTGTAATCAATAGAGTTACAAGAAAATCAATTAGAGCTTGTATAATTGATTTTTTAAAATTCGAAAAAAACTTACAAGACTCAAACAAAATAATACTTAATATATCAAAAAAAGAGCTATCTGAAAAATTTGGTATACAAAGAACTTCGCTTTCTAGAGAGCTTAGTAAAATGAAAAAAGATGGATTAATTGATTTTGATAAAAATTCAATAACAATAATAAATCTAGAAAATATCTAA
- a CDS encoding permease: MNKINLKKLKKNKTAIFVLLVYLVLFIFYPEKANAAVKNTFYYLKELFEIIPLIFVLTMVVDAWVPKKIIYDRLGEKSGFIGGIFSVILGSISAGPIYAAFPLVKLLLKKGASISNAVIILSAWAVIKVPMLVNEAKFLSLKFMALRWIFTVIAILIMGYLMNKIVTKEEVFLTSEYKEFGDNIALINKDACVGCKVCVKNMPEVFSMKNGKAEVIGITNDFDKLEKTANKCPVKAIEINEDYMNK; encoded by the coding sequence ATGAATAAAATTAATTTAAAAAAGCTTAAGAAGAACAAAACTGCAATTTTTGTTTTGTTAGTGTATTTAGTGTTGTTTATTTTTTATCCTGAGAAGGCAAATGCAGCTGTTAAAAATACTTTTTATTATTTAAAAGAATTATTTGAGATTATTCCCTTAATTTTTGTACTTACAATGGTTGTTGATGCATGGGTACCTAAAAAAATTATTTATGATAGACTAGGAGAAAAATCGGGATTTATTGGAGGAATATTTTCTGTTATTTTAGGTAGTATATCTGCTGGACCAATATATGCAGCTTTTCCACTAGTAAAATTATTGTTAAAAAAAGGTGCCAGTATATCAAATGCTGTTATAATACTTAGTGCATGGGCAGTTATTAAAGTTCCTATGCTTGTAAATGAAGCAAAGTTTTTAAGTTTAAAATTTATGGCATTAAGGTGGATATTTACGGTAATTGCTATTCTTATTATGGGCTATTTAATGAATAAAATTGTGACTAAAGAAGAAGTTTTTTTAACATCAGAATACAAAGAATTTGGAGATAATATTGCTCTTATAAATAAAGACGCGTGTGTAGGATGCAAAGTTTGTGTTAAAAATATGCCTGAAGTTTTTTCAATGAAAAATGGTAAAGCTGAAGTTATAGGAATTACGAATGATTTTGATAAGTTAGAGAAAACTGCCAATAAATGTCCTGTAAAAGCTATCGAAATTAACGAAGACTATATGAATAAATGA
- a CDS encoding M23 family metallopeptidase — translation MKKKLVLITIIITIATSIFGLNYYRSKTKIVNSFSTLQINTYENSKNIFTINNTDLLYKVLCDSINKSVTYTKPIKYNKEIIFEFIDKNKTKKNLNFYSDIDKKELYFLYNNKQYIIPREYSKLLLNYDEFSDLYPNNINPSIIIHSAKSSIVPHSAKSNLFYKKINSKWYKISNINTSTNLDSNIIMDPVLNLIESENLKINISPKPSHFEVYTNNEQQKLNENIYIPLKIESTINYTIKAIWEKNTDSDFYGEKDWTFKVNVDLKPKLEVINSTEKQGDFFIIKMLNLNYNETPILEQNIIDNIKYWKIDDAWYSIIPLNYWVKKGTYKVKFSIKKNNNVIPISNKTLDILNKKFDKQYLTIDKTVASSTKNPEAYSQYAKIFSPSREKSINKKLWQGKFIWPCVGRISTEFGMMRYVNGTLTSYRHSGIDIAVPRGTPVLATNSGKIVLSQKLIMTGNTVVIDHGLGIFSVYFHMDSLNYNKNEMVKKGEIIGTVGTTGFSTGPHLHFTTSYYKTNLDPNTFLNWDGKL, via the coding sequence ATGAAAAAAAAATTAGTATTAATTACAATAATTATTACAATTGCTACATCAATTTTTGGACTTAATTATTACAGATCAAAAACAAAAATAGTAAATTCGTTTTCCACCTTACAGATTAATACATACGAAAACTCGAAAAATATCTTTACAATAAACAATACTGACCTTCTCTACAAAGTATTATGTGATTCAATAAATAAATCAGTTACTTATACTAAACCAATCAAATATAATAAAGAAATTATATTTGAATTTATAGATAAAAATAAAACTAAGAAAAATTTAAACTTTTATTCTGATATAGATAAAAAAGAATTATATTTTTTATATAATAATAAACAATATATAATTCCAAGAGAATACTCAAAACTACTTCTAAACTATGATGAATTTAGTGATTTATACCCTAATAATATCAATCCTAGCATAATAATTCACAGCGCTAAAAGTTCAATAGTACCGCATTCAGCTAAAAGTAATTTGTTCTATAAAAAAATTAATAGTAAATGGTACAAAATCAGTAATATCAATACTTCAACAAACTTAGATAGCAATATTATTATGGATCCTGTATTAAACTTAATAGAATCCGAAAATTTGAAAATAAATATTTCGCCGAAACCTAGTCATTTTGAAGTATATACTAATAATGAACAACAAAAATTAAATGAAAATATTTACATACCTTTAAAAATTGAAAGCACCATAAATTATACAATTAAAGCTATATGGGAAAAAAACACAGATAGTGATTTTTACGGGGAGAAAGATTGGACTTTTAAAGTGAATGTTGATTTAAAACCAAAACTTGAAGTGATAAATTCAACAGAAAAACAAGGTGATTTTTTTATAATTAAAATGCTAAATTTGAATTATAACGAAACACCTATACTAGAGCAGAATATTATTGATAATATTAAATACTGGAAAATTGATGATGCGTGGTATTCAATTATTCCATTAAATTATTGGGTAAAAAAAGGAACATATAAAGTAAAATTTTCTATAAAAAAAAATAATAATGTAATTCCTATTTCGAACAAAACCCTTGATATTCTTAATAAGAAATTTGATAAGCAATACTTAACAATTGATAAAACTGTTGCTTCGTCAACAAAAAATCCCGAAGCCTATAGCCAGTACGCAAAAATTTTCTCACCTTCAAGAGAGAAGAGCATAAATAAAAAACTTTGGCAAGGAAAATTCATTTGGCCATGCGTTGGTAGAATTTCAACCGAATTTGGAATGATGCGCTATGTAAATGGAACATTAACTTCATATAGACATTCAGGGATAGATATTGCAGTTCCAAGAGGTACTCCAGTTCTTGCGACTAATTCTGGTAAAATTGTATTAAGTCAAAAGCTTATAATGACTGGAAATACCGTTGTAATAGACCACGGACTTGGTATTTTTAGTGTTTATTTTCATATGGATTCACTAAATTATAATAAAAATGAAATGGTGAAAAAAGGGGAAATAATCGGCACAGTTGGTACAACAGGTTTTTCAACAGGACCTCATCTCCATTTTACTACATCCTACTATAAGACTAACTTAGATCCAAATACTTTTTTAAATTGGGATGGAAAATTATAG
- a CDS encoding glyceraldehyde 3-phosphate dehydrogenase NAD-binding domain-containing protein, whose translation MNKLGINGMGRIGKLVLWNNLMNEEFEEFVVNIGRKTGNSIDAFINFIMTDSTYGFLDRFLYGYSGKTVNLEKIDEFSFKINDKLIRILVTDRNPKDINWKKYKVKLVVDCTGVFLDPSKNSSEPKGSIRGHLDSGAELVICSAPFKTKEKFPIDTTMTVFGINHTDIDFDKHKIISSASCTTTALSHMMKPLLDNIETSKIITASMSTIHAATNNQTILDSLPKSGSVDLRRNRSVFNNIIITSTGAAKALEYVLPEIKKIGFMADSVRIPSNTVSLVTLNLTFKTSLDTSGNPVINNEYLNDIYKSASENSNHKLLEFSSIQNVSSDFKGKRASVVIEGYETHTKTGFLSLPNSMLFESGVAGKIELPVTHAKIFGWYDNEFGNYVNSLSELIKYSIKNIK comes from the coding sequence GTGAATAAACTTGGTATTAATGGAATGGGTAGAATAGGTAAATTAGTACTTTGGAACAATTTAATGAATGAAGAATTTGAAGAATTTGTCGTTAATATTGGAAGGAAAACTGGCAATTCAATTGATGCCTTTATTAATTTTATTATGACAGATTCGACGTATGGTTTTTTAGATAGATTTCTATATGGATATTCAGGCAAAACTGTAAATTTAGAAAAAATTGATGAATTTTCATTTAAAATTAACGATAAGCTCATACGAATTTTAGTGACTGATAGAAATCCTAAAGATATAAACTGGAAAAAATACAAAGTTAAGCTTGTTGTAGATTGTACGGGCGTTTTTCTTGATCCAAGTAAAAATTCTAGTGAACCAAAAGGATCTATAAGGGGACATCTTGATTCAGGAGCTGAATTAGTAATTTGTAGCGCACCATTTAAAACAAAAGAGAAGTTTCCAATAGATACTACGATGACTGTTTTTGGAATTAATCATACGGACATAGACTTTGATAAACATAAAATCATTTCATCTGCAAGCTGTACTACTACTGCGCTTTCACATATGATGAAACCGCTTTTAGATAATATTGAAACTTCTAAAATCATTACAGCTTCAATGAGTACGATTCATGCAGCTACTAATAATCAAACAATTTTAGATTCTCTTCCTAAGAGCGGAAGTGTTGATTTAAGAAGAAATAGATCTGTGTTTAATAACATTATTATTACGTCTACTGGTGCGGCAAAAGCACTTGAGTATGTACTTCCAGAAATTAAAAAAATCGGATTTATGGCGGATTCTGTACGTATTCCAAGCAATACAGTTTCATTAGTTACACTAAATTTAACATTTAAGACTTCTCTAGATACAAGTGGAAATCCTGTTATTAACAATGAATATTTAAATGATATCTATAAATCTGCTAGCGAAAATTCTAATCACAAGTTGCTTGAATTTTCGAGTATTCAAAATGTTTCGTCTGATTTTAAAGGGAAAAGAGCTTCAGTAGTAATTGAAGGATATGAAACACATACAAAAACTGGATTTTTATCACTACCAAATTCTATGCTTTTTGAAAGTGGGGTTGCAGGAAAAATTGAACTTCCTGTTACTCATGCTAAAATATTTGGTTGGTATGATAATGAATTTGGAAATTATGTTAATTCATTAAGTGAATTAATAAAATATTCAATAAAGAATATAAAATAG
- a CDS encoding sugar nucleotide-binding protein, translating to MKRMLILGSTGLVGNALCNEFKNDYYVYGTYKSGKINDDNKYKVDLKDSEGLKELLNEIKPDIIISSIRGNYREQIEFHSISANYIQENGGKYYFISTANVFDNLKDRPHYEIDIPKSETKYGKFKIDCERELKNILGDKLTIFRLPIVWGETSPRMKDLKDSLENGKKIIVYNNLFINNTLDISLAKQIRYVVDNKYTGIFHICNDDLIAHSEFIMKLVESLGYKDVDYSVEQLEKVDEYNFGLLSCRKEIPEELKPTNEEIIEMLSGK from the coding sequence ATGAAAAGGATGTTGATTTTAGGGTCAACTGGTTTAGTAGGAAATGCACTATGTAATGAGTTTAAAAACGACTATTACGTATATGGAACATATAAAAGTGGTAAAATTAATGATGATAACAAGTATAAAGTTGATTTAAAAGATTCAGAGGGATTAAAAGAATTATTAAATGAAATTAAACCAGATATAATAATTTCCTCAATTAGGGGTAATTATAGAGAACAAATAGAATTTCATTCAATATCTGCAAATTATATTCAAGAGAATGGTGGAAAATATTATTTTATTTCAACTGCAAATGTTTTTGATAATTTAAAAGATAGACCACATTATGAAATTGATATTCCAAAATCTGAAACAAAATATGGTAAATTTAAAATTGACTGCGAAAGAGAATTGAAAAATATTTTAGGTGATAAATTAACTATTTTTAGATTACCAATTGTTTGGGGAGAAACTTCTCCTAGAATGAAAGATTTAAAAGATTCACTTGAAAATGGGAAAAAAATTATTGTATATAATAATTTATTTATAAATAATACATTGGATATTTCTTTAGCAAAACAAATAAGATATGTTGTTGATAATAAATATACTGGTATTTTTCATATTTGTAATGATGATTTAATAGCTCATTCTGAATTTATAATGAAATTAGTTGAATCCTTAGGATATAAAGATGTAGACTATTCAGTTGAACAATTAGAAAAAGTTGATGAATATAATTTTGGTCTTTTATCTTGTAGAAAGGAAATTCCAGAAGAGTTGAAACCTACAAATGAAGAAATAATAGAAATGCTTTCAGGAAAGTGA